A genomic window from Streptomyces sp. MST-110588 includes:
- the purD gene encoding phosphoribosylamine--glycine ligase gives MKVLVIGGGAREHALCRSLSLDPDVTALHCAPGNAGIAEVAELHRVDVLDGAAVAELATGLQADLVVVGPEAPLVAGVADAVRERGVPVFGPSAEAARLEGSKAFAKDVMAAAGVPTARSYVCATPAEIDAALDAFGAPYVVKDDGLAAGKGVVVTEDLETARAHALACGQVVIEEFLDGPEVSLFAVTDGRTVLPLQPAQDFKRAYDGDAGPNTGGMGAYSPLPWADPKLVDEVHETVLQPTVDELRRRGTPFSGLLYAGLAITSRGVRVIEFNARFGDPETQVVLARLKSPLSRLLHAAATGTLADLQPLRWSEDAAVTVVIASHNYPDSPRTGDPIGGLEEVAEQDAPAAYVLHAGTKAVERDGKGEGDEGGAGAGRGTVVSAGGRVLSVTATGADLTTARERAYRAVDRITLDGSHHRRDIAERAARDADKS, from the coding sequence GTGAAGGTCCTCGTCATCGGCGGCGGCGCCCGCGAACACGCCCTGTGCCGCTCTCTGTCCCTCGACCCCGACGTCACCGCACTGCACTGCGCCCCCGGCAACGCCGGCATCGCCGAGGTGGCCGAACTGCACCGCGTCGACGTCCTCGACGGCGCGGCCGTGGCCGAGCTGGCCACCGGGCTCCAGGCGGACCTGGTCGTCGTCGGCCCCGAAGCGCCGCTGGTCGCCGGGGTGGCGGACGCGGTGCGCGAGCGCGGCGTCCCGGTCTTCGGCCCCTCCGCCGAAGCGGCGCGGCTGGAAGGCTCCAAGGCGTTCGCGAAGGACGTGATGGCCGCCGCCGGGGTGCCCACGGCCCGTTCGTACGTCTGCGCGACGCCCGCCGAGATCGACGCGGCCCTGGACGCCTTCGGGGCCCCGTACGTCGTCAAGGACGACGGGCTGGCGGCCGGCAAGGGCGTCGTGGTCACCGAGGACCTCGAAACCGCCCGCGCGCACGCGCTCGCCTGCGGCCAGGTCGTCATCGAGGAGTTCCTCGACGGCCCGGAGGTCTCGCTGTTCGCCGTCACCGACGGCCGTACGGTCCTGCCCCTCCAGCCCGCCCAGGACTTCAAGCGCGCCTACGACGGCGACGCGGGCCCCAACACCGGCGGCATGGGCGCGTACAGCCCGCTGCCGTGGGCCGATCCGAAGCTGGTCGACGAGGTCCACGAGACGGTTCTGCAGCCCACGGTGGACGAACTGCGCCGCCGCGGCACGCCCTTCTCCGGCCTCCTGTACGCGGGCCTGGCGATCACCTCGCGCGGCGTACGCGTCATCGAGTTCAACGCGCGCTTCGGCGACCCGGAGACGCAGGTCGTCCTCGCCCGCCTGAAGTCGCCGCTCTCCCGGCTGCTGCACGCCGCCGCGACCGGGACCCTGGCCGATCTCCAGCCGCTGCGCTGGAGCGAGGACGCGGCCGTCACGGTCGTCATCGCCTCGCACAACTACCCGGACAGCCCGCGCACCGGCGACCCCATCGGGGGCCTGGAGGAGGTCGCGGAGCAGGACGCGCCCGCGGCGTACGTCCTGCATGCGGGGACGAAGGCAGTTGAGAGGGATGGGAAGGGCGAGGGCGACGAAGGCGGCGCGGGCGCCGGGCGCGGGACCGTGGTCAGCGCGGGCGGGCGGGTGCTGTCCGTCACCGCCACGGGCGCCGACCTCACCACGGCGCGGGAGCGCGCCTACCGCGCGGTCGACCGGATCACCCTGGATGGTTCGCACCACCGCCGGGACATCGCGGAGCGGGCGGCCCGGGACGCCGATAAGAGCTGA
- a CDS encoding MFS transporter produces MSTTPAPCPSRTPNPAPAAPPPSSSPSGARPRPVAPPSQAPSPAPRRHWLRAGWLMTASGWGANQFSALLGAYRTELGLTTATTTALFAVYVLGLIPGILMGGPLADRRGRRPVVFAALALSVLATCLLMAGAAAAWLLWPGRFLTGLGAGALLTAGSAWIKELSCEPYGSARTPGAAARRSGLFLSAGFATGGLAAALIARWAPYPMITAYLPHLVLTVTAALGAAGAPDTSPNRDRDRVRVRDRVRVRARPRASGSPATPAPFRRLVVPVAPWVFAAPTIAFATLPGLVGAGFPGGQTVYAGVATAVTPGAGILVAPLARRLAARHRTAGAATGLAAVVLGLLLAALAVARAQPAVGLAAGAVLGAGYGLCVAYGLTEVAALAAPHRLAGLTARFWSLCYLGFFTPYVVNVLTTTLSLPPVTVLLGVAGLAVLTLALVVHRSRADR; encoded by the coding sequence ATGAGTACGACGCCCGCGCCCTGCCCCTCCAGGACACCGAACCCCGCACCGGCCGCCCCGCCGCCGTCCTCGTCCCCGTCCGGAGCCCGGCCCCGTCCCGTAGCGCCGCCGTCCCAGGCCCCGTCCCCGGCGCCGCGTCGTCACTGGCTGCGCGCGGGCTGGCTGATGACGGCCTCCGGCTGGGGCGCCAACCAGTTCTCGGCCCTCCTGGGCGCCTACCGCACCGAACTGGGCCTGACCACCGCCACCACCACCGCCCTGTTCGCGGTCTACGTGCTCGGCCTGATCCCGGGCATCCTCATGGGCGGCCCGCTCGCCGACCGCCGGGGCCGCCGACCGGTCGTCTTCGCCGCCCTGGCCCTCTCCGTCCTGGCCACCTGCCTCCTGATGGCGGGAGCCGCCGCGGCCTGGCTGCTGTGGCCCGGCCGCTTCCTCACCGGCCTGGGCGCGGGCGCCCTGCTGACCGCGGGCAGCGCCTGGATCAAGGAGCTGTCCTGCGAGCCGTACGGTTCGGCGCGCACCCCCGGCGCCGCGGCCCGCCGCTCCGGCCTCTTCCTCTCCGCGGGCTTCGCCACCGGCGGCCTGGCCGCCGCGCTGATCGCCCGGTGGGCGCCGTACCCGATGATCACCGCGTACCTCCCGCACCTGGTCCTGACCGTGACGGCCGCCCTCGGCGCCGCCGGCGCCCCGGACACCTCCCCGAACCGGGACCGGGACCGGGTCCGGGTCCGGGACCGGGTCCGGGTCCGCGCCCGACCCCGGGCTTCCGGCTCCCCGGCCACCCCGGCCCCCTTCCGCCGTCTCGTCGTCCCCGTGGCTCCCTGGGTGTTCGCCGCCCCCACCATCGCCTTCGCCACCCTCCCCGGACTCGTCGGCGCCGGATTCCCCGGCGGGCAGACCGTGTACGCGGGCGTCGCCACCGCCGTCACCCCCGGCGCCGGCATCCTCGTGGCACCGCTCGCCCGCCGGCTCGCCGCCCGGCACCGTACGGCGGGCGCCGCCACCGGCCTGGCCGCCGTCGTCCTCGGACTGCTCCTGGCCGCCCTCGCCGTCGCCCGTGCCCAGCCCGCCGTCGGCCTGGCCGCGGGCGCCGTGCTCGGCGCCGGATACGGCCTGTGCGTCGCCTACGGCCTGACGGAGGTCGCCGCCCTGGCCGCGCCGCACCGCCTGGCCGGACTCACCGCCCGCTTCTGGAGCCTGTGCTACCTCGGCTTCTTCACCCCGTACGTCGTCAACGTGCTCACCACCACCCTGTCCCTCCCGCCGGTCACCGTCCTCCTCGGCGTCGCGGGCCTGGCCGTCCTGACCCTCGCCCTGGTGGTCCACAGGTCCCGCGCCGACCGATGA
- a CDS encoding aspartate aminotransferase family protein — protein sequence MTTTQPDPAAGAAVRAADRAHVFHSWSAQGLIDPLAVAGAEGAYFWDYDGNRYLDFSSQLVNTNIGHQHPKVVAAIQEQAAELCTLAPGFAVDVRSEAARLIAGRTPGDLDKIFFTNGGAEAVENAVRMARLHTGRPKVLSAYRSYHGATAAAINLTGDPRRWASDTASAGVVHFWGPFLYRSAFHAGTEEQECSRALRHLEDIITFEGPQTIAAIILETVPGTAGIMVPPPGYLSGVREICDRYGIVYILDEVMAGFGRTGRWFAADHFGVTPDLLTFAKGVNSGYVPMGGVAISAEIAATFDQRPYPGGLTYSGHPLACASAVATINAMAEERIVENAAEIGEKVLGPGLRELAERHPSVGEVRGMGVFWALELVRNKETREPLVPYNAAGAANAPMAEFAAACKRGGLWPFVNMNRTHAVPACTITEAEAKEGLAVLDEALSAADAHTV from the coding sequence GTGACCACGACGCAACCCGACCCGGCAGCCGGCGCGGCCGTACGCGCCGCCGACCGCGCGCACGTCTTCCACTCCTGGTCCGCCCAGGGCCTCATCGACCCGCTGGCCGTGGCGGGCGCCGAGGGCGCGTACTTCTGGGACTACGACGGCAACCGCTACCTGGACTTCTCCTCCCAACTGGTCAACACCAACATCGGGCACCAGCACCCGAAGGTCGTCGCCGCCATCCAGGAGCAGGCGGCCGAGCTGTGCACGCTCGCCCCGGGCTTCGCCGTGGACGTACGGTCCGAGGCGGCCCGGCTGATCGCCGGGCGTACCCCCGGCGACCTCGACAAGATCTTCTTCACCAACGGCGGCGCGGAGGCGGTGGAGAACGCCGTCCGGATGGCGCGGCTGCACACCGGCCGCCCCAAGGTGCTCTCCGCCTACCGCTCGTACCACGGCGCCACCGCCGCCGCGATCAACCTCACCGGAGACCCGCGCCGTTGGGCCTCGGACACCGCCTCCGCCGGGGTCGTCCACTTCTGGGGTCCGTTCCTGTACCGCTCGGCCTTCCATGCCGGGACCGAGGAGCAGGAGTGCTCCCGCGCGCTGCGGCACCTGGAGGACATCATCACCTTCGAGGGGCCGCAGACGATCGCCGCGATCATCCTGGAGACCGTCCCCGGCACGGCCGGGATCATGGTCCCGCCGCCCGGTTACCTGTCCGGCGTCCGCGAGATCTGCGACCGCTACGGCATCGTCTACATCCTGGACGAGGTCATGGCGGGATTCGGGCGTACGGGACGCTGGTTCGCCGCCGACCACTTCGGCGTCACCCCCGACCTGCTGACCTTCGCCAAGGGCGTCAACTCCGGCTACGTACCGATGGGCGGTGTCGCCATCAGCGCGGAGATCGCCGCCACCTTCGACCAGCGGCCCTACCCGGGCGGTCTGACGTACTCCGGTCACCCGCTGGCCTGCGCCTCCGCCGTCGCCACGATCAACGCGATGGCCGAGGAGCGGATCGTGGAGAACGCCGCCGAGATCGGCGAGAAGGTGCTCGGGCCGGGGCTGCGCGAGCTGGCCGAGCGGCACCCGAGTGTCGGCGAGGTCCGTGGCATGGGCGTCTTCTGGGCCCTGGAACTGGTCAGGAACAAGGAGACCCGCGAGCCGCTGGTGCCGTACAACGCGGCGGGCGCGGCGAACGCGCCGATGGCCGAGTTCGCGGCGGCCTGCAAGCGCGGCGGCCTGTGGCCCTTCGTCAACATGAACCGGACGCACGCCGTCCCGGCCTGCACGATCACCGAGGCGGAGGCGAAGGAGGGCCTGGCCGTCCTGGACGAGGCGCTGTCGGCGGCGGACGCGCACACGGTGTGA
- a CDS encoding histidine kinase: protein MIKRRVRRWRGRSRIAQVDLYSRGMLYVLPWFLMLGWVAMPMAGVVHKPVPLTLAAVVIALSVAQCALSMRTIQQSISHYLGKERMRRRQLVPSAVLMAASFIALAALAATHGLEISLVALTLVFISMPFGAPYCLLVPLRSFAAFSAGLTVTVTAAFAVAGFTDGTLIGVLVAMVAAGCFNLIVMRPSAWSLSVMWELDGAREVQARLAVAEERLRFGRDLHDVLGRNLAVIALKSELAVQLARRGRPEAVEQVVEVQRIAQESQREMRDVVRGYREADLTVELAGARSVLRAAGIDCRITGDDGTELPAAVRSALGWAVREGTTNVLRHATDARHCAIRTRIGADRVVLVMDNDGVRERTDAGGAGGASGGPGNRSGNGGVRTAGAGSGLKGLRERLLPLGGTVEPSSRPGGSYRLTVELPVHGDGNGTTYDSENSSTHDSKSSSNKNSISGASTDGNRNGGGRSGLGSSDDSGGTEAGAA, encoded by the coding sequence GTGATCAAGCGGCGGGTACGCAGGTGGCGGGGCCGGAGCAGGATCGCGCAGGTCGATCTGTACTCGCGCGGCATGCTCTACGTGCTGCCCTGGTTCCTCATGCTGGGCTGGGTCGCGATGCCGATGGCGGGCGTCGTCCACAAGCCGGTGCCGCTGACCCTGGCCGCGGTGGTCATCGCGCTGTCCGTGGCGCAGTGCGCGCTGTCCATGCGGACGATCCAGCAGTCGATCAGCCACTACCTGGGCAAGGAGCGGATGCGGCGGCGGCAGCTCGTGCCGTCCGCCGTACTGATGGCCGCCTCGTTCATCGCCCTCGCGGCCCTGGCGGCAACGCACGGCCTGGAGATCTCGCTGGTGGCGCTGACGCTGGTGTTCATCAGCATGCCGTTCGGCGCACCGTACTGCCTGCTGGTGCCCCTGCGGTCCTTCGCCGCCTTCTCCGCCGGGCTCACGGTGACGGTGACCGCGGCGTTCGCGGTGGCCGGATTCACCGACGGCACGCTGATCGGGGTGCTGGTGGCGATGGTGGCCGCGGGCTGCTTCAACCTGATCGTGATGCGGCCCTCCGCCTGGAGCCTGTCCGTGATGTGGGAGCTGGACGGCGCCCGCGAGGTGCAGGCCCGGCTGGCGGTCGCCGAGGAGCGGCTGCGTTTTGGGCGGGACCTGCACGACGTACTGGGCCGCAACCTCGCGGTGATCGCTCTCAAGAGCGAGCTGGCGGTGCAGTTGGCCCGGCGCGGACGGCCGGAGGCGGTCGAGCAGGTGGTGGAGGTCCAGCGGATCGCGCAGGAGTCCCAGCGGGAGATGCGGGACGTGGTGCGCGGGTACCGGGAGGCCGACCTGACGGTGGAGCTGGCGGGCGCGCGGTCCGTACTGCGGGCCGCGGGCATCGACTGCCGGATCACCGGTGACGACGGTACGGAGCTGCCGGCGGCGGTACGGTCGGCACTGGGCTGGGCCGTACGGGAAGGCACCACGAACGTGCTGCGGCACGCCACGGACGCCCGGCACTGCGCGATACGGACCCGGATCGGGGCGGACCGGGTGGTGCTGGTCATGGACAACGACGGCGTACGGGAGCGTACGGACGCAGGCGGCGCGGGCGGAGCGAGCGGCGGCCCGGGGAACCGGTCCGGAAACGGTGGGGTGCGGACGGCCGGTGCGGGCAGCGGCCTGAAGGGGCTGCGGGAGCGGCTGCTGCCCCTGGGCGGGACCGTGGAGCCGTCGTCGCGGCCCGGCGGGTCCTACCGCCTGACCGTCGAGCTTCCGGTCCACGGTGACGGGAACGGCACCACGTACGACAGCGAGAACAGCAGCACGCACGACAGCAAGAGCAGCAGCAACAAGAACAGCATCAGTGGCGCGAGCACCGACGGAAACAGGAACGGTGGCGGAAGAAGTGGCCTCGGCAGCAGTGATGACAGCGGCGGCACGGAAGCGGGCGCGGCGTGA
- a CDS encoding response regulator transcription factor — translation MTDGPIRVLLADDEHLIRGALAALLSLEDDLLVVAEAASGPEALAMARAHEPDVAVLDFQMPGADGVAVATSLRHELPGCRTMIVTSHARPGHLKRALEAGVRGFLPKTVSARQLAEIIRTVRAGNRYVDPELAADAISSGDSPLTAREAEVLELAEEGAPIAEIAERASLSPGTVRNYLSSAAAKVGAENRHAAARIARARGWL, via the coding sequence GTGACTGACGGACCGATCCGCGTACTGCTCGCCGACGACGAGCACCTGATCCGGGGCGCCCTGGCCGCGCTGCTGTCCCTGGAGGACGACCTGCTGGTCGTCGCCGAGGCCGCGTCCGGGCCCGAGGCGCTGGCGATGGCGCGGGCGCACGAGCCGGACGTGGCGGTGCTGGACTTCCAGATGCCGGGAGCGGACGGTGTGGCGGTGGCCACATCGCTGCGCCACGAACTGCCGGGGTGCCGGACGATGATCGTCACCAGTCACGCCCGCCCCGGACACCTCAAGCGGGCCCTGGAGGCCGGGGTGCGCGGCTTCCTGCCCAAGACGGTCTCGGCACGGCAGCTCGCCGAGATCATCCGTACGGTACGGGCCGGAAACCGCTATGTGGACCCGGAGTTGGCCGCCGACGCGATCAGCTCCGGCGACTCCCCGCTGACCGCCCGGGAGGCGGAGGTACTGGAACTCGCGGAGGAAGGGGCCCCGATAGCGGAGATCGCGGAGCGGGCCTCGCTGTCGCCGGGGACGGTGCGCAACTACCTCTCGTCGGCCGCCGCGAAGGTCGGCGCGGAGAACCGTCACGCGGCGGCCCGCATCGCACGCGCTCGCGGTTGGCTATAG
- a CDS encoding phosphoribosylaminoimidazolesuccinocarboxamide synthase produces the protein MSGFVEKPEPVEVPGLTHLHTGKVRDLYQNADGDLVMVASDRMSAYDWVLPTEIPDKGRVLTQLSLWWFEQLADLVSHHVLSTEVPPGAPADWSGRTTVCRSLAMVPVECVARGYLTGSGLAEYRQSRTVCGLALPEGLEDGSELPAPIFTPATKAAVGEHDENVPYEEVARKVGADVAAQLRQTTLAVYSRARDIARERGIILADTKFEFGLADEALVLADEVLTPDSSRFWPADTWQPGRAQPSYDKQYVRDWLTSAEANWDRHGEQPPPALPQEVVDRTRAKYIEAYERLTGLAWS, from the coding sequence GTGTCCGGTTTCGTAGAAAAACCCGAACCTGTGGAGGTGCCGGGTCTCACTCACCTTCACACGGGCAAGGTGCGTGATCTCTACCAGAACGCCGACGGCGACCTGGTCATGGTCGCCAGCGACCGCATGTCCGCCTATGACTGGGTGCTGCCCACCGAGATCCCCGACAAGGGCCGGGTGCTGACCCAGCTCTCGCTGTGGTGGTTCGAGCAGCTCGCGGACCTGGTGTCCCACCACGTGCTGTCCACCGAGGTGCCGCCCGGTGCCCCGGCGGACTGGTCGGGGCGGACCACGGTCTGCCGGTCGCTGGCCATGGTCCCGGTGGAGTGTGTGGCCCGCGGGTACCTGACGGGCTCCGGCCTGGCGGAGTACCGGCAGTCCCGTACGGTCTGCGGGCTGGCGCTCCCCGAGGGCTTGGAGGACGGTTCCGAACTGCCCGCGCCGATCTTCACCCCGGCCACCAAGGCAGCGGTCGGCGAGCACGACGAGAACGTCCCCTACGAGGAGGTCGCCCGGAAGGTCGGCGCCGATGTCGCCGCCCAGCTCCGGCAGACCACCCTCGCGGTCTACAGCCGGGCCCGCGACATCGCCCGCGAGCGCGGCATCATCCTGGCGGACACCAAGTTCGAGTTCGGGCTGGCGGACGAGGCACTGGTGCTGGCCGACGAGGTGCTGACCCCGGACTCCTCGCGCTTCTGGCCGGCCGACACCTGGCAGCCGGGCCGGGCCCAGCCGTCGTACGACAAGCAGTACGTCCGCGACTGGCTGACCTCCGCGGAAGCCAACTGGGACCGCCACGGCGAGCAGCCGCCGCCCGCCCTGCCGCAGGAGGTCGTGGACCGGACGCGCGCCAAGTACATCGAGGCGTACGAGCGGCTGACGGGGCTGGCCTGGTCCTAG
- a CDS encoding LysR family transcriptional regulator: MDLRRLSSFLAVVEEEHFGRAATRLFLSPAAVTQHVQQLERELGARLLDRGHGPVRPTAAGRRLVSHARTLLAAANAAAQDVAEAALEASAAPATAARGLRVGVMGHGSAEVTPAAVNAFRRARPDVPLRLVELNFTEHCSALREDRVDVAFVRPAIQREGIEVDILTTEQRIVAVSARSPLADAAREGLRVADIIDLPYLRLPRHTPRPFSEYLYFGEGERRGLDCAMNPHDVLTSVSAGRGAGSGLKSFARYYPWPGTVYVPVLDAPHAHSVLATRSGDPNPEVRIFRALTVALARELGPAVAR, encoded by the coding sequence ATGGATCTGCGACGGCTGTCCTCCTTCCTGGCGGTGGTCGAGGAGGAACATTTCGGCAGGGCCGCGACCCGGCTCTTCCTGTCACCGGCCGCGGTCACCCAGCACGTACAGCAACTCGAACGTGAGCTGGGCGCGCGGCTGCTGGACCGTGGTCACGGGCCGGTGCGGCCGACCGCGGCCGGGCGGCGGCTGGTCTCCCACGCCCGTACGCTGCTGGCCGCCGCGAACGCCGCCGCACAGGACGTGGCGGAGGCCGCCCTGGAAGCGTCGGCGGCACCGGCCACGGCGGCACGCGGGCTGCGGGTCGGCGTGATGGGCCACGGCTCGGCCGAGGTGACCCCGGCGGCCGTCAACGCCTTCCGCCGCGCCCGGCCCGACGTCCCGCTGCGCCTGGTCGAGTTGAACTTCACGGAACACTGCAGCGCACTGCGCGAGGACCGGGTGGACGTGGCGTTCGTACGGCCGGCGATCCAGCGGGAGGGCATCGAGGTGGACATCCTGACCACCGAGCAGCGCATCGTGGCCGTCTCGGCCCGCTCACCGCTCGCGGACGCGGCACGGGAGGGGCTGCGCGTCGCGGACATCATCGACCTGCCCTATCTGCGGCTCCCCCGGCACACGCCCCGGCCCTTCAGCGAGTACCTGTACTTCGGCGAGGGCGAACGGCGCGGCCTGGACTGTGCGATGAACCCGCACGACGTGCTGACCAGCGTCTCGGCGGGCCGCGGCGCCGGATCGGGGCTGAAGTCCTTCGCCCGCTACTACCCCTGGCCGGGCACGGTGTACGTACCGGTCCTGGACGCGCCCCACGCGCACAGCGTGCTGGCCACCCGCTCCGGGGACCCCAACCCGGAGGTACGGATCTTCCGGGCGCTGACGGTGGCGCTGGCCCGGGAGTTGGGCCCGGCCGTGGCACGCTGA
- a CDS encoding GntR family transcriptional regulator — MPAGTVSGVIRRSTLRQQIADALRDEVLAGRLPSGHQFTVKEIAEQYGVSATPVREALLDLCAQGLLDVEQHRGFSVHAFTAEDFRAMVDARTLIIEGIFRSSAERAVRALSDEALASIRRRAEEAERAARAGDLDVLIGYDLRFWRELGSIVGNPYISDFLDRVRVQTWMFAVPLLRRRADLRGHLWHGHRELVAAVVGRDLAEAQRLVREYNEHSLTLVGDLA; from the coding sequence ATGCCCGCCGGCACAGTCAGCGGAGTCATACGTCGCAGCACGCTGCGCCAGCAGATCGCCGACGCGCTGCGCGACGAGGTCCTGGCCGGCCGGCTGCCGTCGGGCCACCAGTTCACGGTCAAGGAGATCGCCGAGCAGTACGGGGTCTCCGCGACCCCCGTACGCGAGGCGCTGCTCGACCTGTGTGCCCAGGGCCTCCTGGACGTCGAACAGCACCGCGGCTTCAGCGTCCACGCCTTCACGGCCGAGGACTTCCGGGCGATGGTCGACGCCCGCACACTCATCATCGAGGGGATCTTCCGCAGCAGCGCGGAGCGGGCGGTGCGGGCCCTGTCGGACGAGGCGCTGGCGTCCATCCGGCGCCGGGCGGAGGAGGCCGAGCGTGCCGCGCGCGCCGGTGACCTGGACGTACTGATCGGGTACGACCTGCGGTTCTGGCGCGAGCTGGGCAGCATCGTAGGGAACCCGTACATCTCGGACTTCCTGGACCGGGTCCGCGTACAGACGTGGATGTTCGCGGTGCCGCTGCTGCGGCGCCGGGCCGATCTGCGCGGACACCTGTGGCACGGCCACCGGGAGCTGGTCGCCGCCGTCGTCGGCCGCGATCTGGCCGAGGCGCAGCGGCTCGTGCGGGAGTACAACGAGCACTCCCTCACCCTCGTCGGGGACCTCGCCTAG
- a CDS encoding N,N-dimethylformamidase beta subunit family domain-containing protein, translated as MGTEQIRRWESGALAHAVSDPFGQGPLPWLRGSENYFESGRVVPWYVDPSVTRGEVLVPPPRSAAGPRTADDVHRQVKGFASTGAVAPGEAIDFRVSVDPPQAFSIDIYRIGHYGGTGACKITTSPRLAGIVQPPPLTAGRTVSCHHWWLSWRLQVPEYWRLGAYVAVLTTADGYRSHIPFTVRDDHPADLLLLLPDITWQAYNLYPEDGHTGASLYHAWDDKGALLGEQDAATTVSFDRPYAGAGLPLHVGHAYDFIRWAERYGYDLAYADARDLHAGRVDPSRYRGLVFPGHDEYWSVPMRRTIEDARDRGTSLVFLSANTMYWQVELPRSPSGAASLLNCRKRQGPGRAALWRELGEPEQQLLGIQYAGRVPEPAPLIVRNGDHWLWDATGAHENDELPGLVAGEADRYFPRTNLPEHTHRILLAHSPYEDSEGARRHQETSLYRAPSGALVFSSGTFAWSPALDRPGHVDERVQRATANLLDRICKRD; from the coding sequence ATGGGGACGGAACAGATCCGGCGCTGGGAGTCGGGAGCACTGGCCCACGCCGTCTCGGACCCGTTCGGCCAAGGTCCGCTGCCCTGGCTGCGGGGAAGCGAGAACTACTTCGAGTCCGGGCGGGTCGTGCCCTGGTACGTCGATCCGTCGGTCACCCGCGGCGAGGTGCTCGTGCCGCCTCCGCGGTCCGCCGCGGGACCCCGTACAGCCGATGACGTACACCGTCAGGTCAAGGGCTTCGCGTCGACCGGTGCGGTTGCCCCGGGCGAGGCGATCGACTTCCGCGTATCCGTCGACCCGCCGCAGGCGTTCAGCATCGACATCTACCGCATCGGCCATTACGGCGGCACCGGCGCCTGCAAGATCACCACCAGTCCGCGGCTGGCCGGCATCGTCCAGCCGCCGCCGCTCACCGCCGGCCGCACGGTCTCCTGCCACCACTGGTGGCTGTCCTGGCGCCTCCAGGTCCCGGAGTACTGGCGCCTGGGCGCGTACGTCGCCGTGCTGACCACCGCCGACGGCTACCGCAGCCACATCCCCTTCACCGTCCGGGACGACCACCCCGCCGACCTCCTCCTGCTCCTGCCCGACATCACCTGGCAGGCGTACAACCTCTACCCGGAGGACGGGCACACGGGCGCCAGCCTCTACCACGCCTGGGACGACAAAGGCGCGCTGCTCGGCGAGCAGGACGCCGCCACCACCGTCTCCTTCGACCGCCCGTACGCGGGCGCCGGTCTGCCCCTGCACGTCGGCCACGCCTACGACTTCATCCGCTGGGCCGAGCGCTACGGCTACGACCTCGCGTACGCCGACGCCCGCGACCTGCACGCCGGCCGGGTCGACCCGTCCCGCTACCGGGGCCTGGTCTTCCCCGGGCACGACGAGTACTGGTCGGTGCCGATGCGCCGCACGATCGAGGACGCCCGCGACCGCGGTACCTCCCTGGTCTTCCTCTCCGCCAACACCATGTACTGGCAGGTCGAACTGCCCCGGTCGCCCTCGGGAGCCGCGTCCCTGCTGAACTGCCGCAAACGCCAGGGCCCCGGCCGGGCCGCGCTCTGGCGCGAACTGGGCGAGCCCGAGCAGCAGTTGCTCGGCATCCAGTACGCGGGCCGGGTGCCCGAACCGGCACCGCTGATCGTCCGCAACGGCGACCACTGGCTGTGGGACGCAACCGGCGCCCATGAGAACGACGAACTGCCGGGCCTGGTCGCGGGCGAGGCCGACCGGTACTTCCCGCGTACGAACCTGCCCGAGCACACCCACCGCATCCTGCTCGCCCACTCCCCGTACGAGGACAGCGAGGGCGCCCGCCGCCACCAGGAGACCTCGCTGTACCGGGCACCGAGCGGCGCCCTGGTTTTCTCCTCCGGGACCTTCGCCTGGTCACCGGCCCTGGACCGCCCCGGCCACGTCGACGAACGTGTCCAGCGCGCCACCGCCAACCTCCTGGACCGGATCTGCAAACGCGACTGA